From a region of the Candidatus Pantoea bituminis genome:
- a CDS encoding YcbX family protein has translation MITLSRLFIHPVKSMRGLHLSHAQVLESGLAFDRIFMLTEPNGTFITARQYPEMVRFTPAILPDGLFLQAPDGSQSLIRFSDFAPQEKPTEVWGNHFTSRIAPDTINQWLSGFFPREVELRWIGAQPSRRVKNFATVPLGFADGYPFLLINSASLHDLQQRSPASVRIEQFRPNLVVNGAAAWDEDNWAELQVGGVTFEVPKPCSRCVFTTVNPESGRKHPDGQPLATLQRFRSAQDGSGDIDFGLNLVARNSGIIRVGDEVTVTKRHTPRAYGAGAVVQTLKPQRQAKTELTIDYLGQQFSGDNQQVLLEQLEMQGFRIPYSCRAGLCGSCKMTLVSGEVKALKQSAIRSDGTILSCSCIPAGNIELA, from the coding sequence ATGATCACGCTTTCCCGCTTATTTATTCATCCTGTTAAGTCGATGCGCGGATTGCACCTCTCACACGCGCAGGTTCTGGAGAGCGGATTGGCGTTTGATCGCATCTTCATGTTGACCGAACCTAATGGCACCTTCATTACTGCGCGTCAGTATCCTGAGATGGTGCGTTTTACACCGGCAATATTACCGGATGGGCTGTTTCTACAAGCCCCGGATGGAAGCCAGTCGCTGATTCGCTTTAGTGATTTTGCCCCGCAGGAAAAACCTACCGAGGTGTGGGGCAACCATTTTACCTCACGGATTGCGCCGGATACCATTAATCAGTGGTTAAGCGGCTTCTTTCCGCGTGAGGTAGAGTTGCGCTGGATAGGCGCGCAGCCTTCGCGCCGGGTCAAAAACTTCGCAACCGTGCCGCTGGGTTTCGCCGATGGCTACCCTTTCTTGCTGATCAACAGTGCTTCTTTACACGATTTGCAACAGCGATCGCCTGCCAGCGTGCGCATAGAACAATTTCGCCCCAATTTGGTGGTGAATGGTGCGGCAGCCTGGGATGAAGATAACTGGGCTGAACTGCAGGTCGGGGGCGTAACGTTTGAAGTGCCGAAACCTTGTAGCCGCTGCGTTTTTACCACCGTGAACCCAGAGAGCGGTCGCAAACATCCTGATGGTCAGCCCCTCGCCACATTACAGCGCTTCCGTAGTGCGCAAGATGGCAGCGGCGATATCGATTTTGGTCTTAACCTGGTTGCCCGCAACAGCGGCATTATTCGCGTAGGCGATGAAGTGACGGTGACAAAACGCCATACGCCGCGCGCTTATGGTGCGGGAGCCGTTGTGCAAACGCTAAAGCCGCAGCGGCAGGCAAAAACGGAACTCACTATTGACTATCTAGGACAACAATTTAGCGGTGACAATCAGCAGGTTCTGCTGGAGCAGCTCGAGATGCAGGGTTTCCGCATTCCCTATTCGTGTCGGGCAGGCTTGTGCGGCAGCTGTAAAATGACGTTGGTTTCAGGCGAGGTCAAAGCGTTGAAGCAGAGTGCCATTCGCAGTGATGGCACCATTTTGAGTTGTAGCTGTATCCCGGCGGGAAATATCGAACTGGCTTAA